In one window of Poriferisphaera corsica DNA:
- a CDS encoding PulJ/GspJ family protein yields the protein MVNSNPYIQRRYHQQRGLSLVEMLVSLAITAMLLTATMVAIDTSFRAYASAAESASTQASTRMVINRLLMMIRNSTAHGPLTLTEAKDFDTNATQEESTITSNFLEMIDPKGRLIRIEHNASENTLYLRVDQNGNFTYDNSELAQPLLSGVEKAAFYTKHRINDEGIYQLERGSIDLSVVPDRDNTLAIESASQSTIRVIASTMPRRIDY from the coding sequence ATGGTAAATTCGAATCCTTATATTCAACGTCGATACCATCAACAACGAGGACTTTCGCTTGTTGAAATGCTCGTCTCGCTTGCGATTACAGCAATGTTATTAACTGCGACGATGGTCGCTATCGACACCTCGTTCCGAGCATATGCCTCCGCAGCAGAATCTGCTTCAACACAAGCATCAACGCGTATGGTGATCAATCGTCTGTTGATGATGATTCGAAATTCAACCGCGCACGGCCCGCTCACTCTTACTGAAGCGAAAGATTTTGATACGAATGCAACTCAGGAAGAAAGCACAATAACGTCCAATTTTCTAGAAATGATCGATCCCAAGGGGCGGCTTATCCGTATTGAACATAATGCCTCAGAAAATACGCTCTATCTGCGAGTCGACCAAAATGGCAACTTTACATACGACAATAGCGAACTCGCGCAGCCATTGCTTTCAGGTGTAGAAAAAGCTGCATTCTATACAAAGCATCGGATTAACGATGAGGGTATCTATCAACTCGAGCGAGGTTCAATAGATCTGTCTGTTGTACCTGATCGTGACAACACACTGGCCATCGAGTCTGCTTCACAATCCACAATACGTGTGATCGCCTCAACAATGCCCAGACGCATTGACTACTAA